From Mus musculus strain C57BL/6J chromosome 17, GRCm38.p6 C57BL/6J, the proteins below share one genomic window:
- the Dynlt1a gene encoding dynein light chain Tctex-type 1A, protein MEDFQASEETAFVVDEVSSIVKEAIESAIGGNAYQHSKVNQWTTNVLEQTLSQLTKLGRPFKYIVTCVIMQKNGAGLHSASSCFWDSSTDGSCTVRWENKTMYCIVSTFGLSI, encoded by the exons ATGGAAGACTTCCAGGCCTCCGAGGAG ACTGCATTTGTTGTTGATGAAGTGAGCAGCATTGTAAAGGAG GCTATAGAAAGCGCCATCGGTGGTAATGCCTACCAGCACAGCAAAGTCAACCAGTGGACCACTAATGTCCTAGAACAGACTTTGAGCCAACTCACCAAACTGGGGAGACCATTTAAATACATTG TGACCTGTGTGATCATGCAGAAGAACGGTGCTGGGTTACACTCCGCAAGTTCCTGCTTCTGGGACAGCTCCACAGACG GAAGCTGCACAGTCCGATGGGAGAACAAGACCATGTACTGCATCGTCAGTACCTTCGGACTGTCCATCTGA